One window from the genome of Nomascus leucogenys isolate Asia chromosome 12, Asia_NLE_v1, whole genome shotgun sequence encodes:
- the GNAT2 gene encoding guanine nucleotide-binding protein G(t) subunit alpha-2 isoform X2: MGSGASAEDKELAKRSKELEKKLQEDADKEAKTVKLLLLGAGESGKSTIVKQMKIIHQDGYSPEECLEFKAIIYGNVLQSILAIIRAMTTLGIDYAEPSCADDGRQLNNLADSIEEGTMPPELVEVIRRLWKDGGVQACFDRAAEYQLNDSASYYLNQLERITDPEYLPSEQDVLRSRVKTTGIIETKFSVKDLNFRMFDVGGQRSERKKWIHCFEGVTCIIFCAALSAYDMVLVEDDEVNRMHESLHLFNSICNHKFFAATSIVLFLNKKDLFEEKIKKVHLSICFPEYDGNNSYDDAGNYIKSQFLDLNMRKDVKEIYSHMTCATDTQNVKFVFDAVTDIIIKENLKDCGLF, from the exons ATGGGAAGTGGAGCCAGTGCTGAGGACAAAGAACTGGCCAAGAGGTCCAAGGAGCTAGAAAAGAAGCTGCAGGAGGATGCTGATAAGGAAGCCAAGACTGTCAAGCTGCTACTGCTGG GTGCTGGGGAGTCAGGAAAGAGCACCATCGTCAAACAGATGAA GATCATTCACCAGGATGGCTATTCACCAGAAGAATgcctggagttcaaggctatcATCTATGGAAATGTGCTGCAGTCCATCCTGGCTATCATCCGGGCCATGACCACACTGGGCATCGACTATGCTGAACCAAGCTGTGCG GATGACGGGCGACAGCTCAACAACCTGGCTGACTCCATTGAGGAGGGAACCATGCCTCCTGAGCTCGTGGAGGTCATTAGGAGGTTGTGGAAGGATGGTGGGGTGCAAGCCTGCTTCGACAGAGCTGCAGAATACCAGCTCAATGACTCTGCATCTTA CTACCTGAACCAATTAGAACGAATTACAGACCCTGAGTACCTCCCTAGTGAGCAAGATGTGCTCCGATCCAGAGTCAAAACCACGGGCATCATTGAAACCAAGTTTTCCGTCAAAGACTTGAATTTCAG GATGTTTGATGTGGGAGGGCAGAGATCAGAGAGAAAGAAGTGGATCCACTGCTTCGAGGGAGTCACCTGCATCATTTTCTGTGCAGCCCTCAGTGCCTATGATATGGTGCTGGTGGAAGATGACGAAGTG AATCGTATGCATGAGTCTTTGCATCTGTTCAACAGCATATGTAACCACAAGTTCTTTGCGGCTACTTCCATTGTCCTCTTTCTCAACAAGAAGGACCTCTTTGaggaaaaaatcaagaaagtccATCTCAGCATTTGTTTTCCAGAGTATGATG GTAACAACTCCTATGATGATGCGGGGAATTACATCAAGAGCCAGTTCCTTGACCTTAATATGCGAAAAGATGTCAAAGAAATCTACAGTCACATGACCTGTGCTACAGATACACAGAATGTCAAATTTGTGTTTGATGCAGTTACAGATATTATCATCAAAGAAAACCTCAAGGACTGTGGCCTCTTCTAA
- the GNAT2 gene encoding guanine nucleotide-binding protein G(t) subunit alpha-2 isoform X1, with protein sequence MGSGASAEDKELAKRSKELEKKLQEDADKEAKTVKLLLLGAGESGKSTIVKQMKIIHQDGYSPEECLEFKAIIYGNVLQSILAIIRAMTTLGIDYAEPSCAVSALQDDGRQLNNLADSIEEGTMPPELVEVIRRLWKDGGVQACFDRAAEYQLNDSASYYLNQLERITDPEYLPSEQDVLRSRVKTTGIIETKFSVKDLNFRMFDVGGQRSERKKWIHCFEGVTCIIFCAALSAYDMVLVEDDEVNRMHESLHLFNSICNHKFFAATSIVLFLNKKDLFEEKIKKVHLSICFPEYDGNNSYDDAGNYIKSQFLDLNMRKDVKEIYSHMTCATDTQNVKFVFDAVTDIIIKENLKDCGLF encoded by the exons ATGGGAAGTGGAGCCAGTGCTGAGGACAAAGAACTGGCCAAGAGGTCCAAGGAGCTAGAAAAGAAGCTGCAGGAGGATGCTGATAAGGAAGCCAAGACTGTCAAGCTGCTACTGCTGG GTGCTGGGGAGTCAGGAAAGAGCACCATCGTCAAACAGATGAA GATCATTCACCAGGATGGCTATTCACCAGAAGAATgcctggagttcaaggctatcATCTATGGAAATGTGCTGCAGTCCATCCTGGCTATCATCCGGGCCATGACCACACTGGGCATCGACTATGCTGAACCAAGCTGTGCG GTTTCTGCATTACAGGATGACGGGCGACAGCTCAACAACCTGGCTGACTCCATTGAGGAGGGAACCATGCCTCCTGAGCTCGTGGAGGTCATTAGGAGGTTGTGGAAGGATGGTGGGGTGCAAGCCTGCTTCGACAGAGCTGCAGAATACCAGCTCAATGACTCTGCATCTTA CTACCTGAACCAATTAGAACGAATTACAGACCCTGAGTACCTCCCTAGTGAGCAAGATGTGCTCCGATCCAGAGTCAAAACCACGGGCATCATTGAAACCAAGTTTTCCGTCAAAGACTTGAATTTCAG GATGTTTGATGTGGGAGGGCAGAGATCAGAGAGAAAGAAGTGGATCCACTGCTTCGAGGGAGTCACCTGCATCATTTTCTGTGCAGCCCTCAGTGCCTATGATATGGTGCTGGTGGAAGATGACGAAGTG AATCGTATGCATGAGTCTTTGCATCTGTTCAACAGCATATGTAACCACAAGTTCTTTGCGGCTACTTCCATTGTCCTCTTTCTCAACAAGAAGGACCTCTTTGaggaaaaaatcaagaaagtccATCTCAGCATTTGTTTTCCAGAGTATGATG GTAACAACTCCTATGATGATGCGGGGAATTACATCAAGAGCCAGTTCCTTGACCTTAATATGCGAAAAGATGTCAAAGAAATCTACAGTCACATGACCTGTGCTACAGATACACAGAATGTCAAATTTGTGTTTGATGCAGTTACAGATATTATCATCAAAGAAAACCTCAAGGACTGTGGCCTCTTCTAA
- the LOC100584500 gene encoding ribosomal biogenesis factor produces the protein MAKNKLRGPKSRNVFHIASQKNFKAKNKAKPVTTNLKKINIMNEEKVNRVNKAFVNVQKELAHFSKSTSLEPLQKELIPQQRHESKPVNVDEATRLMALL, from the coding sequence ATGGCCAAGAACAAATTAAGAGGGCCGAAGTCCAGGAATGTATTTCACATAGCCAGCCAAAAAAACTTTAAggctaaaaacaaagcaaaaccagtTACCACTAATCTTAAGAAGATAAACATTATGAATGAGGAAAAAGTTAACAGAGTAAATAAAGCTTTTGTAAATGTACAAAAGGAACTTGCACATTTCTCAAAAAGCACTTCACTTGAACCTCTACAGAAAGAACTGATTCCTCAGCAGCGTCATGAAAGCAAACCAGTTAATGTTGATGAAGCTACAAGATTAATGGCTCTGTTGTAA